One window from the genome of Rutidosis leptorrhynchoides isolate AG116_Rl617_1_P2 unplaced genomic scaffold, CSIRO_AGI_Rlap_v1 contig83, whole genome shotgun sequence encodes:
- the LOC139885153 gene encoding phospholipid-transporting ATPase 1-like yields the protein MGSRTQVENPFSIEPSLNSSSRRSIQSRGSGGNSIREVSFGDFGSKPVRYGSRGNDSEYFSTSQSQKEIGDEEARFVYINDVARSNERFEFAGNSIRTAKYSFITFLPKNLFEQFHRVAYIYFLIICILNQLPQLAVFGRTASVLPLAFVLAVTAVKDAYEDWRRHKADKIENNRFASVLVDNQFQQKKWKDIKVGEVIKVHANETLPCDIVLLSTSDPTGVVYVQTINLDGESNLKTRYAKQETLLNKEKISGLVKCEQPNRNIYGFQATMEIEGKRLSLGPSNIILRGCELKNTSWAIGVVVYAGRETKAMLNNSGAPSKRSRLETLMNFEILILSSFLAILCTIVATCAGVWLKQYDDKLDSIVFYHKKDYSEPKVDNYNFYGLGLEIFFSFLMAVIVFQIMIPISLYISMELVRVGQASFMIRDIQMYDEASDATFQCRALNINEDLGQVKYVFSDKTGTLTENKMEFRNASIWGVDYSNQKADSSNEQAGHFVEEYGVVFRPKMKVETDPELLQLLKSGKDTEEGRRVHDFFTALSACNTIVPLVLDTSNPNEKLIDYQGESPDEQALVYAAAAYGYMLMERTSGHIVINVQGERQRLNVLGLHEFDSDRKRLSVILGFPDKSVRVFVKGADTTMFNVIDKSLNTNIIRETERHLHAYSSLGLRTLVIGMRDLSASEFEQWHSSFEEASTALLGRASKLRKVANKVENYICILGASAIEDKLQKGVPEAIESLRIAGIKVWVLTGDKQETAISIGYSSKLLTNKMKQIIINSNSKDSCKSCLKDAFALSKKLNNAAHHNPEDGVTSAALIVDGTSLVYILDSELEEELFKLASQCSVVLCCRVAPFQKAGIVALVKNWTSDMTLAIGDGANDVSMIQMADVGVGISGQEGRQAVMASDFAMGQFRFIVPLLLAHGHWNYQRMGYMILYNFYRNAIFVLVLFWYTLYTCFTLTTAINEWSSMLYSIIYTAVPTIVVAIMDKDLGRRTLLRHPQLYGAGHREECYNKTLFWLTMLDTLWQSAVIFFIPLLAYWKTDIDGPGLGDLWTIACCIVVNLHLAMDVVEWNWITHAAIWGSIFATWICVMVIDAIPSLTGYWAFFMVVKKVSFWLCLLAIIVGSLVPRLVVKVLSQLYCPSDVQICREVEKFGNGTSGEELEMNNMEHMQR from the exons ATGGGTTCTAGAACCCAAGTTGAAAACCCATTCAGTATTGAACCATCCTTGAATTCATCATCTCGACGCAGCATACAATCGAGAGGTTCTGGTGGGAATTCTATCAGGGAAGTtagttttggtgattttggatcgaAACCGGTTCGGTATGGTTCAAGGGGAAATGACTCTGAGTATTTTAGTACGTCCCAGAGTCAGAAAGAGATCGGCGATGAAGAAGCTCGTTTCGTTTATATAAATGATGTTGCCAGGTCAAATGAAAGGTTTGAATTTGCTGGGAATTCAATTCGAACTGCTAAGTATTCGTTCATTACATTCTTGCCCAAGAATCTATTTGAGCAGTTTCATAGAGTTGCGTACATATATTTTCTTATCATATGTATTCTTAATCAGCTCCCTCAGCTTGCTGTCTTTGGTCGGACAGCTTCTGTTTTGCCTTTAGCCTTTGTTCTAGCCGTTACAGCAGTTAAGGATGCGTATGAGGATTGGAGACGTCACAAAGCTGATAAAATCGAGAATAATCGGTTTGCGTCTGTTTTGGTTGATAATCAGTTTCAACAAAAGAAATGGAAGGATATCAAAGTTGGTGAAGTCATCAAAGTTCATGCCAACGAAACTCTTCCTTGTGATATCGTGCTTCTCTCAACTAGTGACCCAACTGGAGTTGTATACGTGCAAACGATAAATCTGGATGGAGAGTCCAATTTGAAGACTCGATATGCAAAGCAGGAAACTTTATTAAACAAAGAGAAAATTAGCGGTTTGGTGAAATGTGAGCAACCAAACAGGAATATATATGGATTTCAAGCAACCATGGAAATTGAAGGAAAAAGGCTCTCGCTTGGACCTTCAAATATTATTCTTCGAGGCTGTGAGCTTAAGAATACTTCTTGGGCAATTGGTGTTGTTGTCTATGCTGGCCGCGAGACCAAAGCCATGCTTAACAACTCGGGGGCCCCGTCTAAGAGAAGCCGGCTCGAAACTCTAATGAATTTCGAGATTCTTATCCTCTCCTCTTTTCTCGCCATTTTGTGTACAATTGTCGCTACTTGTGCTGGTGTCTGGTTGAAGCAGTATGATGATAAATTGGATTCTATAGTTTTCTATCATAAAAAGGACTACTCCGAGCCAAAAGTGGATAACTATAACTTTTATGGATTAGGATTGGAGATATTTTTCTCATTCCTCATGGCGGTTATCGTTTTCCAAATCATGATTCCCATTTCTTTATACATTTCAATGGAGCTGGTCCGGGTTGGTCAGGCTTCCTTTATGATTCGAGATATACAAATGTATGATGAAGCCTCAGATGCCACCTTCCAGTGCAGGGCATTGAATATAAACGAAGATTTAGGGCAAGTTAAATATGTGTTCTCTGACAAAACTGGCACTCTTACTGAGAACAAGATGGAATTTAGGAATGCAAGCATTTGGGGAGTAGATTACAGCAATCAGAAAGCCGACTCATCGAATGAGCAAGCTGGACACTTTGTTGAAG AATATGGCGTAGTCTTTAGGCCAAAGATGAAAGTGGAAACTGATCCTgaacttttgcaacttctaaagagTGGGAAGGACACAGAGGAAGGCAGACGTGTTCATGATTTCTTCACAGCACTGTCAGCTTGTAATACAATTGTGCCTCTTGTTCTAGATACATCTAATCCCAATGAGAAGCTGATAGATTACCAAGGAGAGTCTCCAGATGAGCAAGCACTTGTGTACGCTGCTGCTGCGTATGGTTACATGCTCATGGAACGAACTTCTGGCCACATTGTCATTAATGTACAAGGAGAAAGGCAAAG GTTAAATGTTTTGGGCCTACATGAGTTTGACAGTGACAGAAAGCGGTTGTCAGTTATTTTGGGATTCCCTGACAAGAGCGTGAGAGTTTTCGTAAAAGGTGCTGATACGACCATGTTTAATGTGATTGATAAATCCTTAAACACAAACATAATCCGTGAAACCGAGAGACACCTCCATGCTTACTCTTCACTTGGTCTGAGAACTCTGGTCATTGGGATGCGAGACCTGAGTGCTTCGGAATTCGAACAATGGCATTCTTCTTTTGAGGAAGCTAGCACCGCTTTACTAGGAAGGGCCTCTAAACTTCGTAAGGTGGCCAACAAAGTGGAAAATTACATTTGTATCCTTGGTGCTTCTGCTATAGAGGATAAACTGCAAAAAGGGGTGCCGGAAGCTATTGAGTCTTTAAGAATAGCTGGGATCAAAGTATGGGTTTTAACCGGTGACAAGCAAGAAACTGCTATATCGATTGGATACTCTTCCAAGCTTCTTACTAACAAGATGAAACAGATTATAATTAACAGCAACTCTAAAGATTCGTGTAAAAGTTGTTTAAAGGATGCATTTGCCTTGTCGAAGAAGCTAAACAATGCTGCTCATCATAATCCAGAAGATGGTGTAACATCAGCAGCCTTGATTGTTGATGGTACCAGCCTTGTTTATATTCTCGACTCGGAACTTGAGGAAGAG CTCTTTAAATTGGCCAGCCAATGTTCTGTGGTGTTGTGTTGCCGTGTAGCTCCATTTCAAAAAGCAGGAATTGTTGCCCTTGTGAAGAACTGGACTTCTGACATGACCCTTGCCATAGGAGATG GTGCTAATGATGTTTCGATGATCCAAATGGCTGACGTGGGAGTTGGCATTAGTGGCCAAGAAGGACGACAAGCTGTAATGGCATCAGACTTTGCAATGGGACAATTCAGATTCATAGTTCCTCTTCTATTAGCCCATGGTCACTGGAATTACCAACGAATGGGCTACATGATATTATACAACTTTTACAGGAACGCAATCTTTGTTTTGGTGCTTTTCTG GTATACACTATATACTTGTTTTACTTTGACCACTGCGATCAATGAATGGAGTAGCATGTTGTATTCCATAATCTACACAGCGGTCCCTACAATTGTCGTTGCTATTATGGACAAGGACCTCGGTCGAAGGACTCTCCTAAGACATCCTCAATTATACGGAGCTGGACATAGAGAAGAGTGCTACAACAAGACATTGTTTTGGCTTACAATGCTGGACACTTTATGGCAAAGCGCTGTAATCTTCTTTATCCCTCTACTTGCGTATTGGAAGACCGACATCGACGGGCCCGGTCTCGGCGATCTCTGGACGATTGCCTGTTGTATTGTGGTTAACCTACATTTGGCCATGGATGTTGTCGAGTGGAACTGGATTACTCATGCTGCTATCTGGGGATCCATTTTTGCTACTTGGATTTGTGTCATGGTCATAGATGCTATTCCTTCATTAACCGGTTACTG GGCTTTCTTCATGGTGGTAAAGAAGGTATCATTTTGGTTGTGTTTGCTTGCCATCATTGTAGGGTCCCTTGTTCCCCGTCTTGTCGTAAAAGTTCTGAGTCAATTGTATTGTCCTAGCGACGTTCAAATATGTCGAGAAGTCGAGAAGTTTGGGAACGGAACAAGCGGGGAAGAATTAGAAATGAACAACATGGAGCATATGCAGAGATAA
- the LOC139885152 gene encoding chlorophyll(ide) b reductase NOL, chloroplastic-like, whose protein sequence is MAMRALSFSVVRRILVCSEREAGAAKTQRDSRQEHYQLISFSKQHQTVPFTNNYTRRKRRTPHSNAVKVFSNLKTEPPYNVLITGSTKGIGYALAREFLKAGDNVLICSRSAERVQLTVQDLRKEFGEQHVWGTKCDVRESQDVKDLVSFAQNNLKHIDIWINNAGSNAYSYKPLAEASDDDLIEVVTTNTLGLMICCREAIKMMQSQARGGHIFNIDGAGSDGRPTPRFAAYGATKRSVVHLTKSLQAELQMQDVKNVVVHNLSPGMVTTDLLMSGANTKQAKFFINVLAEPAAVVAEYLVPNIRSIPANGSTRPTYIRFLTGLKAYSQIFSRIAFGARRNRHVTEE, encoded by the exons ATGGCGATGAGAGCGCTAAGCTTTTCTGTCGTCAGGCGAATTTTGGTTTGTTCTGAGCGGGAGGCGGGAGCGGCAAAAACTCAAAGAGACAGCCGACAAGAACACTATCAA CTAATTTCCTTCTCTAAGCAACATCAAACAGTTCCCTTTACTAATAATTACACAAGAAGAAAGAGAAGAACACCACATTCAAATGCTGTCAAGGTTTTCTCAAATCTAAAGACAGAGCCTCCTTACAATGTATTGATCACTGGGTCTACCAAAG GAATAGGGTATGCACTTGCTCGAGAATTTCTAAAGGCTGGAGACAACGTGTTAATCTGTTCAAGATCAG CTGAAAGGGTTCAATTAACGGTTCAAGATCTTAGGAAAGAATTTGGGGAGCAGCATGTGTGG GGGACCAAATGTGATGTTAGAGAGAGTCAAGATGTGAAGGATTTAGTTTCCTTTGCACAGAATAACCTCAAACACATTGACATATGG ATTAATAATGCAGGGTCAAATGCATATAGCTATAAACCTTTAGCCGAAGCTTCAGATGACGATCTAAT TGAAGTCGTCACCACTAACACCCTTGGTTTAATGATTTGTTGCCGAGAG GCAATAAAGATGATGCAAAGTCAGGCTCGAGGTGGTCATATTTTCAACATTGATGGAGCTGGTTCAGATGGTAGACCCACTCCCAG ATTTGCTGCTTATGGAGCGACTAAACGCAGTGTGGTTCATCTAACAAAATCACTTCAG GCTGAGTTGCAAATGCAAGATGTCAAGAATGTTGTGGTTCATAATCTGTCG CCAGGAATGGTAACGACTGATCTCCTCATGTCAGGAGCCAACACAAAGCAG GCCAAGTTTTTCATCAATGTTTTAGCAGAACCAGCTGCAGTG GTTGCTGAGTACCTTGTCCCAAATATCAGATCTATACCTGCCAATGGCTCGACGAGGCCTACTTACATTCGGTTCCTCACAGGGTTGAAAGCCTATTCCCAAATATTTTCA AGAATAGCTTTTGGTGCTAGGAGAAACAGACACGTGACAGAAGAATGA
- the LOC139885151 gene encoding protein RBL-like, whose amino-acid sequence MDAPINIIDPLQGDFPEVIEEYLEHGIMKCVAFNRRGTLLAAGCSDGSCVIWDFEVRGIAKELRDKDCVAAITSICWSKNGLRILVSAANKSLILWDVLSGTKITSIPLQQTPLQARLNPGPSTPSVCLACPLSSPPMVIDLNTGTSSFLPLTVPDTANGNGAAPPPSRNKSSDQKNTSFTPTAACFNKYGDLVYAGNSKGEILVIDHKSIEIRALVPISGGAVIKNIVFSRNGQYLLTNSNDRVIRVYENLLPRKEAVKGLDDISKSMDDALAGAEKLKTIGSKCLTLCREFQDSITKMHWKAPCFSGDGEWVIAGSASKGEHKVYVWDRFGHLVKILEGPKEALIDLAWHPIRPVVVSVSLTGLVYIWAKDYTENWSAFAPDFKELEENEEYVEREDEFDLVPDNEMGKDSSINEDDFVDILTVDKDTFSDSDMSQEELIYLPVSPIPDPPEQPDKHLGSYSRMMNRNYSASPLSDEDPINGEPQPRSKSPAEGGTTGSTRAKRKRKPCRRNQSSD is encoded by the exons ATGGACGCCCCAATCAACATCATCG ATCCATTGCAAGGAGACTTCCCAGAAGTGATAGAGGAGTATTTGGAACATGGGATTATGAAATGTGTCGCTTTCAATCGCCGTGGTACCCTTCTCGCCG CCGGATGCTCTGACGGAAGTTGCGTTATCTGGGACTTTGAAGTAAGAGGAATCGCCAAAGAGCTTCGAGATAAAGACTGTGTTGCTGCTATAACAAGCATCTGCTGGTCAAAGAATGGTCTCCGGATTCTCGTCTCTGCTGCAAACAAGTCCTTAATTCTTTGGGACGTCCTCAGTGGTACAAAGATCACAAGCATACCTCTTCAGCAAACCCCACTACAAGCTCGTCTAAATCCCGGTCCCTCTACCCCATCTGTCTGTCTTGCCTGCCCTCTCTCGTCCCCTCCCATGGTCATCGACTTGAACACCGGAACCTCTTCGTTCCTACCGCTCACCGTTCCCGATACTGCCAATGGAAATGGTGCAGCTCCTCCTCCATCTCGGAACAAGTCATCAGATCAAAAGAATACTTCTTTCACTCCGACGGCAGCATGCTTTAACAAGTACGGTGACTTGGTGTATGCCGGGAACTCTAAAGGGGAGATTCTCGTAATCGATCACAAGAGCATCGAAATACGTGCTTTGGTTCCGATCTCCGGAGGCGCAGTGATAAAGAACATTGTATTCAGTAGGAATGGACAGTATCTTCTCACAAACTCAAATGACAGAGTGATCAGGGTATACGAAAATCTCCTACCTCGCAAAGAAGCAGTCAAAGGCCTTGATGACATAAGCAAGAGCATGGATGACGCATTAGCTGGCGCAGAAAAGTTGAAGACTATTGGATCAAAGTGTTTAACACTTTGCCGTGAGTTTCAAGATTCCATCACCAAGATGCACTGGAAAGCTCCTTGCTTTAGTGGAGATGGCGAGTGGGTGATTGCTGGTTCGGCCAGCAAAGGAGAGCACAAGGTATATGTATGGGATCGGTTCGGACATCTTGTTAAGATTCTAGAAGGTCCAAAGGAAGCCTTGATTGATTTGGCTTGGCATCCGATTCGTCCTGTTGTTGTCTCTGTCTCTCTTACTGGTCTTGTTTATATCTGGGCCAAAGATTATACTGAAAATTGGAGTGCGTTCGCTCCTGATTTCAAAGAGCTTGAAGAGAATGAGGAGTATGTTGAACGGGAGGATGAATTTGATCTTGTGCCTGATAATGAAATG GGGAAAGACTCATCCATCAATGAAGACGATTTTGTCGACATATTGACAGTGGACAAAGACACTTTTAGCGACTCAGACATGTCGCAGGAAGAACTAATCTACCTGCCAGTCAGCCCTATTCCTGATCCTCCTGAGCAGCCAGACAAGCATCTTGGAAGCTATTCCAGGATGATGAACCGGAACTACTCTGCGTCGCCTCTTTCCGATGAGGATCCCATAAATGGTGAACCACAACCCCGTTCCAAAAGTCCCGCTGAAG GGGGTACTACTGGAAGCACCCGGGCGAAAAGGAAAAGGAAGCCATGTAGAAGAAATCAATCTTCAGACTGA